From the genome of Bacteroidia bacterium:
GATTATTTCCCCCCGCTGCAGCTTTCTCATACATTGCAGACAAAGCTGATAGAAAATCTGTTTTTTGCTGGTCAGATCAATGGGACAACGGGATATGAAGAAGCAGCAGGTCAGGGTTTGATGGCTGGCATAAATGCACACAACAAGGTACACGGAGCCAGTGAATTCACGCTGAACCGTTCCCAGGCTTATATTGGTGTTTTGATAGATGATCTTATTAATAAAGGGACGGATGAGCCATACCGGATGTTTACATCACGGGCGGAATACAGGATTTTGTTAAGACAGGATAATGCAGATTTACGCCTGACACCACTATCCTATAATATGGGCCTTGCCGGAAAAGCACGATACGAAAGGGTAATGGAGAAAAAGGATGGAATTGAAAGTATCATTGATTTTATAACGAATAACTCCGGAGAAGTAAAGGAGATGAATTCCTTTCTATCCGGAATGGGAGAAACCCCTCTTTCTCAGAAGGTGCGATATAAGAACGTGCTTTCCAGGCCGGGCATCACATTGAACTTGATGCGCCAGGCAATTTCGGGTATAGAAGAATTTTTGAGCGGGTATGATGAGGAGATCGTGCAGGGGGCGGAGATTCAGATAAAGTATGAAGGATACATAGCGAAAGAGCAGGACCTTGTAGATAAAATGATTCGATTGGAAAATATCAGGCTGCCGCGGATTGATTATAGTACCATCGGATCATTGTCTTCTGAAGCACGTGAGAAGCTCAATTCGGTGAAACCGGAAACGCTGGGCCAGGCATCCAGAGTGAGCGGAGTATCTCCGGCAGACGTATCGGTTCTAATGGTATATGTGGGAAGATGACAGCCAATAATCGCCTGCTGATTTTGCTATTGCTCCCTTTTCTGATCCGGTGCGCTACGGTTGGCCAGCCATCTGGTGGCGATATTGATGAGGAGCCACCAACCCTTGTATCAACACAGCCTGACTCATTTGCTACCTATTTCCAGGGTGGGAGATTGGTTTATTATTTTGATGAATTTTTTGTGCTGGAAAAAGCAGAGCAGTCTGTTCTAATCTCTCCACCCCTTTCCCAAAGTCCGGTTTTTAGTATTAAAAAGAAAAGTCTTATTGTAGATATTCCGGATGATCTAAAGCCCAATACAACTTACCAGATAAATTTTGGTGAGAGCATTCGGGACTTGAATGAAAGCAATATTTTGCAGGATTTTAAGATGGTGTTCAGCACCGGGCCGTATATAGATTCATTGATGATTAGCGGTGTTGTAATGGACGCGGCCACACTGGAGCCGATGGAAGATATAAGCCTCATGCTCTTTCCGGATTCCGTTGATTCAGCGCTGATCACTTCCCTGCCCTATTATTTTTCAAGAACAGACGAAATTGGGCACGGGGATTTAGATTTTCTTACCACAGGCCAATACCAGTTTTTTGCTCTTGAGGATAAGAATGGAAACTATTTCCATGACCCAAATGAAATGGTTGCCTTTCTTGATTCAATGGTATTCTTGCCGGAAGACACAAATCAGGTGATCCAGTTTCGGATGTTTTTACCGGAGGCTGACTCGCTGATATTTCGTGGAGTTAAAAAGGCTGGTCCGGGCCATTTCACCTTCTTTTTCAATTTACCCGTAGATACCTTTTCTGTTGATAGAGGAATTTCCTGGACAGATACTTCTCAAAGCCTGATTGGCTTTAACACCACACGTGATACAATTGACTGGTATTTTTATCCCCCTCCTGGTGATGATGACACAGGAAAATATCTGGTGCGATTTAATGACCAGGATACATCTGTGCGAGTTGGTAATTTCGGCTTCCGCAGACAGGGAAGGGACCGGGGGCTGGCGATCCGCCCTTCAGCGCAGGGAGGTAGACTGGAATTAGGAGCGTCCCTCTTCCTCATTTCAAACCGGCCAATCTTAACATTCGAAGAAGATTCTGTTGTTTTATTGGAGGATTCGATTCCAATAGATTTTACCATTGAATATGCAAATGAAGTCAGAACCCGCCTGCAGGTGAGGACAGAATTTAAGGAAGGAAAAGAGTATAAAATTGTGATTCCACGTGGAACAATGGAGTCAATTGCCAGGGAAGAAAATGATTCGGTAGAATTTACTTTTCAGGTGCCCCTTGCTGAGGAATATGGGAACATCGCTACAGACCTGATTTTATCTGACAGCCAGCAAGTGATAGTGCAATTAATAAAGAATGAAGCAGTAGCCCGGGATAGAATAATTCAGTCCAGCCAATCCGTATCATTTAAACTTTTGGTGCCGGGAAACTATAAGCTCCAGGCAATAATTGATACCAATGAAAATGGTAAATGGGATACAGGGAGCCTGAAAAAAAGAAGGCAGCCGGAAAGGGTAATAATCCTGGAGCCTGCCTTAAATGTGAGGGCTAACTGGGATTTGCTAGATCTGCAATATACAATTGATCTTAATGGGCCACCGGTGAATTGATTCGCTCAATCAATTCAGTATAGAGAGAAACATAGAGAGGCATAATCTTCTTAATGTCAAATTCCTTCGCCCGAATCAAAGCATTTTTCTTGAACCTCGTCAACACGGCCTCATCCCGGAGGATTTCGAGCGCAAATTTTGTCATGGAATCAGTATCGCCAACATCGCTCACGTAGCCCGTTACTCCATGTGTATTGACTTCAGGAAGTCCACCGGCATTTGAACTTATCACCGGAACCTGACAAGCCATTGCCTCTAATGCTGCAAGCCCGAAGCTTTCGCTCTCTGAAGGCAGGATGAACAGGTCACAGATTGAAAGTACTTCTTCAACTGCATCAATTTTTCCTAAAAAGCGAACATCGCTGCAGTATGGAGATTTCCGGCACTGAGCTTCCACGTTGGTTCTTTCGGGGCCATCGCCTATAAACAGGAGCTTGGCAGGAATTTCATTTCTCACGTTCTCAAAAATGGTCATCACGTCTTGTACCCGCTTTACCTTCCTGAAATTGGAGGTATGAACAATGATTTTCTCGCCATGAGGAGCTAATGCCTTTTTGAAATGTTCCTTTGGTTTTTTGCTGAAACGCTTGAGATCAATAAAATTCGGAATAACTGCAATATCCTTTTCAACCTTGAAAAATTTATAAGTTTCATCCTTTAAAAATTGAGAAACAGAAGTAACGGCATCTGAATTATTTATGCTCCATGTGACGGCCGGTTCATAAGAAGGATCTTTCCCGACCAAAGTTATATCAGTACCATGCAATGTGGTTACAACGGGAATTTGGATGCCATCCTTCAGGAGGATTTGCTTGGCCATATAGGCAGCAAATGCATGAGGAATTGCATAATGAACATGCAGAAGATCCAGTTTCGTAAATTTAATGACATCCACCAGTTTGCTTATCAGAGCCAATTCGTAAGGCGGATATTCAAAGAGAGGATAATTTAAAATACCCACTTCATGATAGAATAAGTTGCTCCCGTAATGATCAAGCCTGGCAGGTTGCTTATAACTTATAAAATGGATCTGATGACTTTTTTTAGCAAGTGCTTTTCCTAATTCGGTGGCCACTACGCCACTACCACCATAAGTGGGATAGCATACGATTCCTATCTTCATTGCGCTTTGCCTTTTGTTTCCTTTATGTTTTCCAACATGTCCGAAACCATTTCTTCCATAGAATAATCCGGGTGCCAACCCCAATCCTGCCGGGCCTCTTGGTCATTTATGCTGGTGGGCCAACTGTCAGCTATCTGCTGCCTGTAATCGGATTTATAATTAATTTTGAAGTCAGGAATATGTTTTTGTATTTCCGAAGCAATTTTAGCCGGAGTAATGCTAAAACCTGCGAGGTTGTAGCTGGAGCGGATCTTCACCTGATCTAAAGGAGCATGCATCAGTTTGATCGTTGCTTTCACAGCGTCAGGCATATAGAGCATCGGCAGTCCGGTGTTTTCGGAGAGGAAACAACTGTAGCTGTGTTTTTTCAGGGCTTCTATAAATATATGAACGGCATAATCAGTGGTGCCGCCTCCCGGCTGGGTCTTATAGCTGATCAATCCCGGATAGCGCAAACTGCGAACATCTATTCCATATTTTTTCCAGTAATATTCGCACCATCGCTCACCGGCCAGTTTGCTGATGCCATAAACCGTATCAGGATCCATAATGGTATGCTGAGGGGTATTGCTTTTAGGTGTAGAAGGCCCGAAGACGGCAATAGAACTTGGCCAGAAAAGCCGCTTGTATAAACCTTCTTTTGCAAGATCAAGGGCGATAAGAAGGCTTTCCATATTGAGGCGCCAGGCGAAATCAGGCTTATTCTCAGCCATCGCAGAAAGCGTGGCGGCCAGATGATATACCTGAGTGATACCATGTTGCTGAAGTGTATGCCGGATGGATTCTTTATCAAGCGCATCTAAATAAAGAAATGGGCCGCTGAGAGATAGTTCCTCACCAGGGGCAGAAATATCACTTGCTATCACCATTTCATCTTCAAAAAATTCGCGGAGCTTCAAGACCAGTTCTGTACCTACCTGACCGTTTGCCCCAATCACCAATATTTTCTCTTCTGTCATTGCGTAGTTTTTATAGTGGGCAAAATTAAAAGAATTAAAGACCCCACTTGATGATTGGCTAATTTTGACCGCTATATACATCAGCATTTTTTGAAACATTCCCGCTTTCAGCTTTATATTATTTTCCTGGTGATCATTCACCTGGTGGTGCTGGTTTTTTCAGCTTACCGGGGGCATCACATCCTCAAAGACTCTGAAGAGTACCTACTCCAGGCTGAGAACCTGAAAGGGCACTCTTCATGGTATGCCGGAACCTGGGATGAGGAGAGGCGTCCCGAGCTTCATACAAGGCGTACTCCCGGATACGGGTTGCTGCTATATTTATCGGGAACCACCGCAGATCATCCATTTCCGGTTCTGATCATACAAACCGTTCTGAGTTTTGTCACATTCCTGTGGCTGGGAATGCTTCTTTCACGGGCGGAATTGCCGCTGTACCCGGTTGTGATAGGCGTTTTACTTTTTCCTTCCCAGTTCATTTATACGCAGCTTATAATGAGTGAAATTCTCTTTCAGTTTATGCTTTGGGCTTCGTTTGCGAGCTTCTGGATTTGGCGGCATCAGGGCAAATATTGGCAGTACTTCCTCTTCCACATATTCATTGCGCTATCCATTGCGGTGAAACCGGTAATGCTGTATTTCTGGATTATAGCCCTGTTGATATCCGTTATTTTGGCCATTAAGAAAAGAAAACTTGTGCTGATAATTCCGGCCTGTATTCCGTTCGCAATGGTCCTATTGATAAGTGGCATTAACCAAAGAAATACCGGCTTTTTTCATTTTTCAAGTATGCAGTACACGAACATGCTTAGCTACAATGCTCATCATATTTTGATACAAACGGAAGGTGAGGAGCGGGCAGAGGAGATCACAGACAGTTTGCTGACAGAGGCTGGAAAGTTTACCGAATATGCTGAGAGGGCAGCGTTTTTACAAAAGAAAGGCGTTGCTATTATTTTCGGAAGTCCGCTCGTGTATGCAAAATTTCATTTGAAGGGAATGGCTAATTTTTTCCTCGATCCCGGGCGATTTGATTTCCAGGCATTTTTTTATGGCGAGAATAGGGATGAACCGGGCATGTATTATTATTTCAGCAGAGAAGGTTATGCCGGCATTATTTCATATTGGCAGCAGTTACCAGGGTGGCAATCCCTTTTGCTCGTGTTTATATTGGGCTGGAATGTTTTGCTCGCGGTTAGTTTTCTCCTGTTTCTGATTCAACCCAATCAGGACCCCTGGTTAAAATGGCTTTTGGTAGTATTCGTACTATATATATGCTTTCTGACAGGACCGGTAGGGGCAGCAAGATTCAAGGTGCCGGTTTATCCTTTTTTGCTATTTACTGTTCCCTTTTTATTGCAATTCATTAAAACGAAGCTGAGTAGATGAAGCGAGCGATTATTATCGGTGCAGGGCCTGCTGGCCTAACGGCTGCTTATGAGCTTGCCACCCGTACTGATATTAAACCTATAGTCCTGGAAATGAGCGAATACATGGGCGGCATAGCCAGGACCGAGAATTACAAAGGAAACAGAATGGATATTGGTGGCCACCGTTTTCTTTTTATATAAATCACAGTAGAAATAGGTTATTCTTACATGATCAGGTCGTGGTGGGTTAGATGAACAGTCCCTCCATTCTACCCAAAAACCTTACTTATAGCACTTCAATTAGAATCAACGCTTTGGCGAATTTTCTTCGTAATTTCTATTTCAAGCACGGGATAAATATTTTATCTCAACATTTGGAATAAGTCAATAGGGGAAAATGAAAAATTTTACAGGAATTATCTACATCACGTTGGTTTGCATGGGTCTTGTTTGGTCGCCATTTCGGGCATCGGCCCAGAACTGTGGGGCAAACACACCCTCCTTTACCATTGATCTTACAGGCAGTCCTGACAGCATCTGGACGAGCACATCGGTAAAACGGGCCGATACCTGCTGTGGTGCCTCGGCTCCTGACGTTTGTATTGAATTCGTGGTTACACTCGATTCCCTTTCCTACGCCATTAAGCTGGAGCTTATCGCAGGCGCACTTCCTCCGGGGGCACTTTTCTATCAGGTGGGCTGCGGGCCGCAAGTACCTATTGGTACCCAAATTTGCCTAAACAGCGTGGGGCCACACCGCATCACCTTCTGCAAACCTGGTAACAATGAGAACGTCTACCAGCTTTCTGCCATTCAGCCACCCTCTTCCTCCCCGGACATTATTGTGAGCGAGGGATGCCGGGGCGTTATTACGGCCTCGGGGTTCGAACCCTCCTCCATCGTCTGGAAATCTGTGGGCAATGATTCCCTCCACAATTCGTTTCTGGATTGCCAGGCAGGTTGCGATACCGTCAACGTAAAGGCGACCCCTGGTTACCCCGCATTTGTGGACTACGAAGTATGTGGCATTCCATTGGGCGGTTGTTCAAGCATCAATATATGCGACACCACACGGGTCTACTTTGTGTCGGACCTGACCGTAAATATACTCCCCGATTCCCCAGCCGTGTGCTTTGGGGGGACACCTGTAACGCTGAAGGCGGTAGTGACAGGCGGCAAAGCGCCTTATACTTATATATGGAGCACGGGCAGCACGGACAGCAGCATCATGGCCGGGCTGGGAACCTATCAGGTCCAGGTTTCGGATCAGACCAATTGCCCGGCCGTGGCCACTTCCATCTTTGTGGATTCATTCAGTGTACCCATCAGGGCGCTTCCTGGTAACGATACGCTGATTTGTTCGGGCAGCCAGGGCATTGCGCTCAATGGGCGTGTAGAGGCGGCAGCCGGAGGTATTTGGAGTGGGGGCCAGGGAACATTTAGTCCCAACCGCACGGCCCTAAATGCAGTCTACAGCCCCTCGTCTACAGAGATGGCCTCCGGGCAAGTGACCCTGACGCTCACCACCACGGGCAACAAAACCTGCCCTGCCGACTCACAGCAGATGCAGGTCACCATTTCTCAAACGCCTGAGGCAAAATTGCTGGGCAGCACGGCCGTATGCGAAGCCGGCATACATACTTATAGCAGCGCCCAAATTCCAGGAAACCAATATCGCTGGCAAGTCATCGGTGGCCAGTTCTTGTCAGATTCCACGGGGGACACGGTGCAGGTAGAATGGGGCAGTGCGGGTACAGGACAATTGACCCTTACAGAAACCAATGCAGCAGGTTGCGATACGACTGTGACTCGCGCCATTACCATTTTCAGCAAACCCCTC
Proteins encoded in this window:
- a CDS encoding Ig-like domain-containing protein, coding for MTANNRLLILLLLPFLIRCATVGQPSGGDIDEEPPTLVSTQPDSFATYFQGGRLVYYFDEFFVLEKAEQSVLISPPLSQSPVFSIKKKSLIVDIPDDLKPNTTYQINFGESIRDLNESNILQDFKMVFSTGPYIDSLMISGVVMDAATLEPMEDISLMLFPDSVDSALITSLPYYFSRTDEIGHGDLDFLTTGQYQFFALEDKNGNYFHDPNEMVAFLDSMVFLPEDTNQVIQFRMFLPEADSLIFRGVKKAGPGHFTFFFNLPVDTFSVDRGISWTDTSQSLIGFNTTRDTIDWYFYPPPGDDDTGKYLVRFNDQDTSVRVGNFGFRRQGRDRGLAIRPSAQGGRLELGASLFLISNRPILTFEEDSVVLLEDSIPIDFTIEYANEVRTRLQVRTEFKEGKEYKIVIPRGTMESIAREENDSVEFTFQVPLAEEYGNIATDLILSDSQQVIVQLIKNEAVARDRIIQSSQSVSFKLLVPGNYKLQAIIDTNENGKWDTGSLKKRRQPERVIILEPALNVRANWDLLDLQYTIDLNGPPVN
- the bshA gene encoding N-acetyl-alpha-D-glucosaminyl L-malate synthase BshA; the protein is MKIGIVCYPTYGGSGVVATELGKALAKKSHQIHFISYKQPARLDHYGSNLFYHEVGILNYPLFEYPPYELALISKLVDVIKFTKLDLLHVHYAIPHAFAAYMAKQILLKDGIQIPVVTTLHGTDITLVGKDPSYEPAVTWSINNSDAVTSVSQFLKDETYKFFKVEKDIAVIPNFIDLKRFSKKPKEHFKKALAPHGEKIIVHTSNFRKVKRVQDVMTIFENVRNEIPAKLLFIGDGPERTNVEAQCRKSPYCSDVRFLGKIDAVEEVLSICDLFILPSESESFGLAALEAMACQVPVISSNAGGLPEVNTHGVTGYVSDVGDTDSMTKFALEILRDEAVLTRFKKNALIRAKEFDIKKIMPLYVSLYTELIERINSPVAH
- a CDS encoding NAD-dependent epimerase/dehydratase family protein, with product MTEEKILVIGANGQVGTELVLKLREFFEDEMVIASDISAPGEELSLSGPFLYLDALDKESIRHTLQQHGITQVYHLAATLSAMAENKPDFAWRLNMESLLIALDLAKEGLYKRLFWPSSIAVFGPSTPKSNTPQHTIMDPDTVYGISKLAGERWCEYYWKKYGIDVRSLRYPGLISYKTQPGGGTTDYAVHIFIEALKKHSYSCFLSENTGLPMLYMPDAVKATIKLMHAPLDQVKIRSSYNLAGFSITPAKIASEIQKHIPDFKINYKSDYRQQIADSWPTSINDQEARQDWGWHPDYSMEEMVSDMLENIKETKGKAQ
- a CDS encoding PKD domain-containing protein, with translation MKNFTGIIYITLVCMGLVWSPFRASAQNCGANTPSFTIDLTGSPDSIWTSTSVKRADTCCGASAPDVCIEFVVTLDSLSYAIKLELIAGALPPGALFYQVGCGPQVPIGTQICLNSVGPHRITFCKPGNNENVYQLSAIQPPSSSPDIIVSEGCRGVITASGFEPSSIVWKSVGNDSLHNSFLDCQAGCDTVNVKATPGYPAFVDYEVCGIPLGGCSSINICDTTRVYFVSDLTVNILPDSPAVCFGGTPVTLKAVVTGGKAPYTYIWSTGSTDSSIMAGLGTYQVQVSDQTNCPAVATSIFVDSFSVPIRALPGNDTLICSGSQGIALNGRVEAAAGGIWSGGQGTFSPNRTALNAVYSPSSTEMASGQVTLTLTTTGNKTCPADSQQMQVTISQTPEAKLLGSTAVCEAGIHTYSSAQIPGNQYRWQVIGGQFLSDSTGDTVQVEWGSAGTGQLTLTETNAAGCDTTVTRAITIFSKPLPQIIGPPEICENTSIAAYSVKQVAGYSYSWEATNGSILSGNGTFQVSVDWGTTGNGTLSVTVTNPTTGCKGKTTLPVQIYSSPVAAIKGNTLVCSFSNGNMYSVDNLPNTSYFWSVSKGTVQQGIGTNEVGVGWTSSGEGEIAVYIVNDITGCDTTLKLPVKIIKTAAIAPADTSGCVNFEVRFNGQGDSTTVKYLWEFGNGQVSNQQHPVVSYTQPGKYRVMLIAENANGCRDTAYSNVEAFPAPTAHFDIIFEDDEQYLMATEDSLRVRNNTVDAQYYLWDFGDLSLSSIEKSPAHIYDTVGVYYISLRAENEFGCADTFSRFVRVRVPSDIIAPNAFSPNGNGTNDYFSIASYNIESLSLIIFNRWGQIVFSTDEKDFKWDGTINGQPAEEEVYGYYVEARDLNGETHRKKGTITILR